The Paraburkholderia sabiae nucleotide sequence ATTTCAATATCGACCGCAAAGCGAACCGGCATCTTGCATTCGGCGTTGGCGCCCACGTGTGCCTTGGTCAGCATCTCGCAAACATGGAGATGCGCATCCTGTTTGAAGAACTGATTCCGAGGTTGCGGTTTATCGAGCCGGCGGGTGAAATTGAATTCATCGCGTCCAACTTCGTTGGTGGTCCAAAGCATCTTCCGGTGCGCTGTGTGATGCAATGATTGCATCAAAAATAGCGAAAGAATGCTGCCACGAAGCCCGAGGACATGATTTGGTGGAACCATCGTGAGTGGAATGGCGCAAAGCTTCTAATATTCTCAGAATCAGGCATCAGGAAGTCTGCCAATACTTGGCCGTTTTGACGAAAATATTCGAAGTGCATCGCGCCTTGTAGTTCGCACATAATTATAAATCTTGACACTTTAAAAAGCAAACGATTGGGAAAATACGAGGTCGGTCATCTGTTGGGGAATAAATATTTAGTTATTTCGTCTCTCGTTTGTTCTATCTTGATGACATCGGTGATTAATCCACTAATTTTTAATAACTTGGGGTCTTCAATTTCTTTGGTTAGTGTTCGCGCTGTAGCCATGGCGTCCTCATCAAGGCTGGATAAAACTTTGTTCATCGTATCCGGGCTGAAAACGCCAATGTGCGCATGCGGATATGCCAGCACTGCCACCGGGTCGAACCCCGGCCCGCACATAGCGTAGACACCGCCCGTGTAAGCTTTTCGAGCAACGAGAAGTAACTTCGGCACCTTACATTGAATATGCGATCGAAACAATTCTGCTGCCGCAGAGAATATGCCGCTTCGCTCCGCTTCTTTGCCGATCATGAATCCAGGGACATCAGCAACAAATACAATCGGAGTTTTGGTTTTCGCCGCGATGTTTATCATTTTGACCATTTTGGACGCAGATTTTCGATGGATTATTCCTCCGTTGTGTCGAGGGTTGTTGGCGATAACCGCAACCAGATTTCCTTGGATGGTTGCATAGCCCGTCAATATCTCCATTGCGTGTAGTGCGCTTATTTCGGTCAGGCTGCCTTTATCGATGAAGGAATATAGCAAATCATGCATGTCATACGGTTTTCGGTGATCCGATGGTATCAACTTTTCAAAATCCGTCGGATCGGGATTTTGATATTCAAAAGCGCTGCGTGATCTGCCGTTGAAAATGTCATTAACCAATTTTTTTAAGCATCGGAACAAGCCTCCTTCGTCATCAAATACCAGTTGAACCGAACCTGAGTCCTTGCTGTGAACGTTTGTTCCGCCTAGTGAATAGACGTCGGACTCCTGCGACAGCATGGCCTTCACCATATCCGGCCGACCCATACATAAAGCTCCCTTCTCAGTCATAAGTACTAAGTCGGCAAGCATCAGCGGTAAAGCAAGCGGGCCTGAAGTAGGACCGAGTATGGCGGAAATCAGCAGATGAGTTTCTGCGAATTCCGCAATAGATGCGCTTACCCGGCCCATTCCCGAGGGAGACAAAAGCAGCCTGGACATGTCTCGCGAAAGCACCTTTGACGTGTCGAAATTGCCTGTCCCTCCAGACTGGTCCTGAATGTAGATCAACGGGGCACCGTTATTCCGGGCCTGAGTTACCGTGCTTATGATTTGCTTGGCAGTGCACCACTGGCCACTTCCTTGGAACTCACAGTCTCGCCCGCGATTCATGACCAGAAACGTCCTTACTGAATTTATCAATCCTTCGCCGCAGATGAAATGACTCCTCTCATCTTGGTTGTGGTCAACAAAACTGTTAGGGTCAAAGAGCGCATTTATCCGCGTCAAGGAAATTTGCATTTACCGTTCGCCCTCCCGACAGTGCGTGTGAGACCGGCTGCTACCGCTGTTGCTCCGAGCGGAGTTATACGGTAGCCCACTTTTACGAAATAAGAATTTCTTCAATACTTGTTGCCGCGGCCAGGAGAAGGCGATCTTGACCTCGCGCAGCGTCCAAACTCAGTCCCACCGGCAGTGACTTATTGGGCGCGACAGGAAGCGTGATAGAAGGCATCGCAGCGTTGCTGGCCAAATCAGTGTTGCGAATCACGTCTGCAAATAGTCCAGGCCGCCTGGCATCGATCAGACGCGGTACGCTACGCGGAACGGTTGGGTAAGCGATCAAATCAATGTCCCAGATGCTAAACAACGCATTCATTTCCATGCGTAAGGCAGCTATACTCTGGATAGCTGATGAATAGTCTCGGGAAGAGATAAGCTTTCCGGACAGATTGGTGTGAACGATATCGCGGACGTCAGTGTCACGAATGTTAGCGAATACGGTATTTATCCTGTTCGCCCACCCCAGCGAAAGCAATGTCCGCGGGAAGTCCGTGAAAAATTCATAAATCGGAACGGTAAACGTTCCGACCTTGTTTAGCCTGGCAACAGCCGAATCATCGAGTTCGATGCATTGGAAACCTGCACGAGGCAGTCGTCTGATGGCGTGCTCGCAGTACTTTCGGACATCATCATCCAGTTCCGTCCACATCGACGCCGGAAGGCCGATTCGGCGTCGGCTACTTTTCATTTTTGTCGGAAGTCGATCTTCCGGGGATAGCAACTCATATAGAAACTGCACATGTTTCGCTGTCTTCGTCAGCAGGCCGGGAGAATCCTTGGTTCGAGAAACGGGGATGATACCGGCTGAAGACCACCGACCGCTTGTGGGCCTAAAGCCGGTAATGCCACAGAAGGCGGCCGGTATCCTTACGGAGCCGCCGGTGTCCGTCCCGATTGCGATGGGAACGATGCCGGCTGCCACAGCCGCGGCGCAACCGCCACTGCTGCCTCCGGCCACATGTTCGGGAGCTGCTGGATTCACCACAGTCCCCCATTGAGGGTTGATCGATGTGATGCCAAAGCTAAGTTCATGCATATTGTTCTTGCCGGCGACGACAGCACCGAGCGATTTCAGCTTCCTGACGATAGAAGCATCGCGCTTGGCAATACAATCTTCCATTCCCGGTGTTCCCGCAGTGACAGGGAGACCTTTAACACAAATATTATCCTTTAGTGAAAAAGGAATGCCAAATAGTGGTGCACTTTTTAAGGCGTCGTTTGCTCTAGCAAAGTGCGTCTCTACGTCGCATGTACGAATGAAGCAGTTGAGTGTCGCCGCAGGTCCATCAGCGCCGAGTATGCGCTCCTGTATTTCAGTTGCTGACAGTGCACCAGTCCGTATGCGATCGCACAGTGATTGCAGGGTGTTTTCAAAATGCATATTGCCTCAAATGCCTTTGAGAATGCGGTATCAGTAACGGTAAACGCTGCGCACTTCGTCAAGCGGGTTACCCGGCAGAAGCTTCGCTCCTGTGCTGCGTATCATGGCGCATGCACTGTTCGCAGCCGTCTGCACAGATCCCTCAATCCATCCACCGGTGAAAGAACAGCCACATCCAGCCAGATAGAGGCCGGTATCCCTTGAAGGATCATTTCCGGCCTTGCTTTGGATCAAATGTTTGGGACAAATTCTTCCTCCAATGCGATCGCGAGCCTCAAATAATGTAATGTTGCTTACACCTGCTCGCAATAGTTCTGTGGCAGCCACAAGGCCGCTGATACCAGCTCCAACGAATGGCAACACGGGGAGCGGGCTTGCCGGACGGAAAGTAGCCAACTCCTCCTTCAGACTCTGAAGGCTGGAGGAAGGGAGCGTAGTCATACAGCAGGTCAACAGTCGGCCACAAACATCGTGAGAAATTCGACACGGTTCTTCATGGATTGTCTCCGTATGGCAATGCATCCGCCTATGGAACGATGGTTGATGTGAATATGGATAGTGATCTATTCCGTAGTCGATAAGTATGCAGCATGCCGCAAAATTCTATTCATTGAAGTCACGGTGAATGTGACCATATCAAAAGCACCGGGCGTATATCAAACAAATAATATTGATACTCGCACCAGGCTATTGGAGCGTCTTCGATGCTTTGCATCACGACATGCTAGCGGGTAATCGGTGCCTCGAAATTGCTAGGCACTTACACCGTTGCGAGCAAACGCCGGTGCCGCGCAGGATTGGCGCCGATCCAGGCTGCGGAGCTATCCGGAAGGCGAAAGCAGGGCTTCCAGAACGAGCCCACGTGATGGAAATCTTCCTCGGAGCAGTCGCGCGTATGGGCGCCGCGAGGAGAATATCCGTCGGCCAACATGTAGGCGCGAGCCCGAATTGCGGGATTTGCGATGGGTGCGCAGAGGTATGTCTTTCGCGCTTGCTTTCGCTTGACTAGAGAATGAAAGGGACTTCCCCGTCCCGAGGCTGCGGCGGAAGCCGCGAGTCGGCATCAATGTGCCAGGATGAAGTTGCGAAGTTCATCGACATCAGCGAGGGGGAAGTCCATGCCTATTGTCACTATCGGAATCGATCTTGCCAAGAATGTATTCGCCGTTCACGGCATGAACGAGGCCGGCAAAGCGATGCTGGTCAAGCCACGTGTTCCGCGCGATCAACTGGCGATGTTGATTGCGCATTTGCCGCCGTGCGTCATGGCATGAAGGCCTGTCCCGGTGCGCATCACTGGGCACGCCTGTTCCAGCAGCACGGCCATACGGTCAAGCTCATGGCGCCACAACCTTGTGGCGCCTTCGCATGTCTGGCAAGCGCGGCAAGAACGACGCGGCGGATGCTGCTGCGATCTGCGAAGCGGTGACGCGCCCAAGCATGCGTTTTGTGCCACTGAAGGACGAACAACAGCAGGCAACGCTTTGCCTGCATCGGACACGACAAGGTTTCGTTGAAGAGCGGACCCGTGACCTACAACCGGTTGCGAGGCCTGCTCTCGGAATTCGGCGTGGTGCTGCCTCAGAGCCCGGAGAAGGTGCGCAGACACATCACGGAACATCTGGACACATTGTCTGGCTGGGCGAAGCGCAGCATCAGCGATCTGCTTGAGCATGCCGGCCATATCGAGGATCGCCTGCTCGAATACGACCGTGCGATCGCTGAGATCGCGCGTGAGGATGCGCGCAGCAAGAGGCTGATGCGGTTGCGCGGCATCGGCCCAACCACGGCCAGTGCATTGCTCGCCAGTATCGGTGCCGGGCACGACTTCAGAAACGACCGGCAGGTGGCAGCCTGGATGGGACTCACGCCCGGTCGATACAGCAGTGGCGGCAAGGCCCGGCTGGGCAGCATCACGAAGGCAGGCGACGCCTATCTGCGAGGCCTGCCGGTCAACGGTGCGCGCAGTCGACCTATGAGAGCGGCCAACGTACGGGCTATGATGGTCATAAGCGCAAACGCGGCAGCAAGGTGTCCATCTTGCAGTAGACACGCTGCGACATTTGCTGGCCGTACAGGTGACGCCAGCAAATGAGCAGGAACTTGCGCAGGTGGGCGAGCTTGCGCGTCAAGTAGAGCAGGTCACTGGAGAAGCGGTCAAGGTGGCATTCGCGGATCAGAGATACACCGATGAAGACTGTGGAATGGCTGCGCCGGCTATCACGTTGCGATATAATTAGGATCTCTAGACGTGCGTTTACGCCGTTCACAGTGAGTCAGATCTATTGATTGTCAGTAGCATACTCCGTCATGGAGTAGCGTTAACCATTTAAAGATCAAATGGCGCCTATCCAAACAATCGATTTTCGGAATTTTTGGAAATGCCGCATAGTATGCGACGCACCGTTCTGACGGCACGGTAATCCACGATGACCATATGAATGTGGCGTGAAGGTAAAATTTGACGCCCTTGCCGGGCACGGATATCGACGCCGAACCGGACTTATCTGGCTGCGCTGAAGATCAATAACCGGTGTACCCATGGTCCTCGGTGAAGAAGGTCGGCTCGTTTGGCGCAAGAATTGCGCCGACCGGAGGCAGGCACGTTCGGTCGATTTTCTCGGAGCGAAACAGATGCATATTCTCGATGTTAATCAGATGACCGAGTTTTTTGTGAAATCGTTTAGGCTCGTTGCGATCTTCGCTTCATTGTGCCTCGTGCTTGAGCTAATCCTTCCGGCTTATCGATACAGTTTTGCGTCTTATGTTCGCGGCGTCCGGAATTGGATCATTCGCATTGGGCTCGGTGCCGTAGTCTGGCACGGCTACGCCGTCGGTTTGGAACGGTTGGGGGTCGAGCCGCTCCTAACGGTCAATTTCGCGACATTGATTCACTCAGACAACGCAATCATTAACGTGGGCTTGGCCGTCCTTTCTGGGGTCTTGGTGGCGATCACCGGCGACTTTTTCTACTACTGGATGCATCGAGCTCAGCATGCTATTCCATTCATGTGGCGCATGCATGCTACTCATCACTCGATTCGCGAGCTGACAGCTTGGAATTGCAATCATCACGTGTCCGAGCCGCTTATCTATGCAGTGTTTGTGGCACTACCACTCACGCTGATTCACTTTGAATCTGGCGTGGTGCCAGTTGTTGCGATGACACTGATTGCCTTTCAGGCGCATCTTTCGCACTCTAGCACCCGCGTCAATCTTGGTCTGCTTCGATACGTCATCGGCGACAATAAATTCCACCGTATTCACCACTCGTTGGAACCGCATCACCGACGCCGAAACTACGGGTTCTTCACGACTATCTGGGACACGATTTTTCGTACAGCGTACTGGCCGAAAAGGGATGAGTGGCCGGAAGTTGGTCTTCGAGACCAGTCTGAACCGCTCACCGTGATCGACTACTTTATGTTTCCGTTTGATCGTAGCCGCTGGTGCAAGACTAGTGCTGGAAGCGGTGTGCGGCACAGTTGAGGCTGCGATTGACCGCTGTAAAGGTTTGCGCTGAGAATCAGATTGTCGAACACAGAAGGATGTACAGCTGAAAACTCGACGGAGATGCACTGGCGGGCGTGTCCCGCTCCGCTTAATGTGATCCTGGCGTGCGTGCGCAGGTGCCAGCGAAACTTTAAAGAATCGATGGGAGCGGGGCGTCTCAGTGGATCGGTTAACCGCGCATCGTTGAGCGCTTACAGTAAGTTGCTGCCGTTGCGGGAGAGGCGTTTTATCGCGAGCGCACCTTCGGCCGGGGTTGGTGCGTCAGTGAGATCTATACCAGAACCAGAGCCAAAGGATGGACCCAGTATCACACAGTCGGCAGGGCAGGGCATACCATTCGTCCCGAGCTCACCATTCTGGGCGATTTATTTTCAAAATCGTGCCGTGCCGCCGGCTTATTCCAATGGACCTGAAGCAGAAATCGATACGGCTGCGCAGGAAGTCAAGTTCGTGGGAACAGAATGCGTCGCGCGGGCGTTGGGGGGCGATGTTTTGCATTCGGTGGCTCACATGGTTGCAGGGGGGAGACTTGGACAACAGCGTCACGCAAACTTTCTCCCGCGCAGTGTTTCTTTTGGATTGGACTGCTGCTCAAGCCGCTCGCCCCCACTGATTCCTACAGATCCATCCACATGACAGGAGGCAGCAATACCATGCGCCGAATCTCGATCCTAGCAAGCTACGCTGCCACCGCCACACTGATGCTTTGCGTCAGCAGCGCGCAAGCCGCGACTTGGTCTGCATCTTCCCCCGAAACCTCGTCCTGCCGCTCGACCAATCTATTTGCCTCATGGATCTACGGCGGCTACACCCTTAACAACGACGTCTGGTCTCCCTGCCGCAATGTGGAAGCGGGTGCGCAGACCATCTGGGCCAACACGAACCTCGACTGGGGCGTAACTTCGGATCAGCCTAACACCAGCGGCATCAAATCCTATCCGCACATCGGTTACTTGATCAATAAGACCATCGGTTCGCTGAACACGCTGACCGCGGTGGTATCGGCTACTACGCCTTCTGGCGGTGCATGGGAATCGACCCTCGACATATGGGCTAGCAACAATGCGCACGAGATTATGGTTTGGCTGAATTACACCGGAACCTCGGAAGGGTGCGGTAATGTCAAGCCGATCTCCTACAACTGGACGTCCGCTGGTTGCGCAATACCGCTGCACAGCAACGTCTCGCTAGCCGGTGGGACTTGGAACGTCTACGTGGGCAGCAACGGCAGCAACCCGGTTTATTCGTTCGTGCGCACAACTAAGACCAACGACACGACGATCGATGTGCTGGCGATCATGAAGTACCTGAAGTCACTTAACTATTTCGACGACGTTACGATCGGCGAACTCCAATACGGCTTCGAGATCACGTCGTCGCCGGGCGGCCTGAGTTTCGCGTCCAAGAACTTCACTGTCACCGCCGAGTGATTTCGCCGCCTAGCGTCGCGGACCGCCGTTTTGACGCCGGGCGCACCGTGTAGTTTCATCGCGCGGGATACGTCGCGCTCGATGAACCTGAAGCCAAGTTCTCTGTGCCGGTCAGTCATCCCGTTTTGTCGTAACAGCGACAGGCTTGGCTCCAGTTGTCGGGTTTGAATGTCGGCGTAGCGAGACAAGATGAACTAAGAGTTCGCTGCATTTGCGCCATAGGCTGCCGCGCGCGATTGGCACGGATCTCGCTTTTGCCTACTGCGCAACCGCCGTCGGTTGCTACGAGCCATCTATGGATGGATAGCGTGAGCGACAGCATGCTGCCTTCGACTGCCTGTAGCGGCGTCGTACAGATAACACGCTTGGGTCGTTCGTCGAAGCGCCTGCCGTCGCCCAGCAGGCAGGATAGTCATGTCTGTCTGACCGGGCGTACACCGATCATCATTGCAAGGAGTGTCGCATGGCCCTGAAGATCATTGCGTCAACGTGTACCGGCTGCTCCGCCTGCGAGCCGCAGTGTGCCAATGTCGCCATCTG carries:
- a CDS encoding amidase family protein; translation: MHFENTLQSLCDRIRTGALSATEIQERILGADGPAATLNCFIRTCDVETHFARANDALKSAPLFGIPFSLKDNICVKGLPVTAGTPGMEDCIAKRDASIVRKLKSLGAVVAGKNNMHELSFGITSINPQWGTVVNPAAPEHVAGGSSGGCAAAVAAGIVPIAIGTDTGGSVRIPAAFCGITGFRPTSGRWSSAGIIPVSRTKDSPGLLTKTAKHVQFLYELLSPEDRLPTKMKSSRRRIGLPASMWTELDDDVRKYCEHAIRRLPRAGFQCIELDDSAVARLNKVGTFTVPIYEFFTDFPRTLLSLGWANRINTVFANIRDTDVRDIVHTNLSGKLISSRDYSSAIQSIAALRMEMNALFSIWDIDLIAYPTVPRSVPRLIDARRPGLFADVIRNTDLASNAAMPSITLPVAPNKSLPVGLSLDAARGQDRLLLAAATSIEEILIS
- a CDS encoding carboxyl transferase domain-containing protein — protein: MQISLTRINALFDPNSFVDHNQDERSHFICGEGLINSVRTFLVMNRGRDCEFQGSGQWCTAKQIISTVTQARNNGAPLIYIQDQSGGTGNFDTSKVLSRDMSRLLLSPSGMGRVSASIAEFAETHLLISAILGPTSGPLALPLMLADLVLMTEKGALCMGRPDMVKAMLSQESDVYSLGGTNVHSKDSGSVQLVFDDEGGLFRCLKKLVNDIFNGRSRSAFEYQNPDPTDFEKLIPSDHRKPYDMHDLLYSFIDKGSLTEISALHAMEILTGYATIQGNLVAVIANNPRHNGGIIHRKSASKMVKMINIAAKTKTPIVFVADVPGFMIGKEAERSGIFSAAAELFRSHIQCKVPKLLLVARKAYTGGVYAMCGPGFDPVAVLAYPHAHIGVFSPDTMNKVLSSLDEDAMATARTLTKEIEDPKLLKISGLITDVIKIEQTRDEITKYLFPNR
- a CDS encoding GH12 family glycosyl hydrolase domain-containing protein; this encodes MRRISILASYAATATLMLCVSSAQAATWSASSPETSSCRSTNLFASWIYGGYTLNNDVWSPCRNVEAGAQTIWANTNLDWGVTSDQPNTSGIKSYPHIGYLINKTIGSLNTLTAVVSATTPSGGAWESTLDIWASNNAHEIMVWLNYTGTSEGCGNVKPISYNWTSAGCAIPLHSNVSLAGGTWNVYVGSNGSNPVYSFVRTTKTNDTTIDVLAIMKYLKSLNYFDDVTIGELQYGFEITSSPGGLSFASKNFTVTAE
- a CDS encoding sterol desaturase family protein; the protein is MHILDVNQMTEFFVKSFRLVAIFASLCLVLELILPAYRYSFASYVRGVRNWIIRIGLGAVVWHGYAVGLERLGVEPLLTVNFATLIHSDNAIINVGLAVLSGVLVAITGDFFYYWMHRAQHAIPFMWRMHATHHSIRELTAWNCNHHVSEPLIYAVFVALPLTLIHFESGVVPVVAMTLIAFQAHLSHSSTRVNLGLLRYVIGDNKFHRIHHSLEPHHRRRNYGFFTTIWDTIFRTAYWPKRDEWPEVGLRDQSEPLTVIDYFMFPFDRSRWCKTSAGSGVRHS
- a CDS encoding FAD-dependent oxidoreductase — protein: MHCHTETIHEEPCRISHDVCGRLLTCCMTTLPSSSLQSLKEELATFRPASPLPVLPFVGAGISGLVAATELLRAGVSNITLFEARDRIGGRICPKHLIQSKAGNDPSRDTGLYLAGCGCSFTGGWIEGSVQTAANSACAMIRSTGAKLLPGNPLDEVRSVYRY